The Tachysurus fulvidraco isolate hzauxx_2018 chromosome 26, HZAU_PFXX_2.0, whole genome shotgun sequence genome segment CGTAAGGCGCTCAACATCTCGGAGCCGTTCGCGGTGTCTGTGCCGTTGCGCGTGTCAGCGGTCATCAGTTCCAACAGCACCCCCTGCAGGGTGGCAGGGATAGAGCGGGAACGCAGCATGGGAAGCTTGGGAAGTGCTAGCTTTAGAGAGCCACACCCCAGCAACAGTGGGAGCATTGATTTCCGAGACAGGGAGAGACTATTTGGGGGCAGAGAGAACCCGCTCGGCAACAGCGGCGGATACGGTATCTATAGCAACAGCAGCTCCGTCCCCACAGAGGAGAGTCAAATGAATGAGAGGAGCACCGGGGTGGTCCCCTCCGAAACAGCAGCACAGAGTAAgataagattgtgtgtgtgtgtgtgtgtgtgtgtgtgtgtgtgtctgtgcatgcaaATGtgcacataaatgcgtctcaaATAATCCTCGATTTACAGATAACGTATTCAACGTAACGAGAtgcttttaaatgttaataaaacctTTGTTGGGAGCACTAATGGTAAAAATCTTCAGTGTCCCAGTAAGAGCAAGTCATTATGACCTGGAAAGAACGTAAATCTCTCACTAACGACGATGTTCTTCCCTGTTCACTGTTTCAGGCGCTGATATGGAGGTAAAGACTCGTGTAGAAATGTCAGAGAACTTAATGCCATCTCAGGCTAAAGCAACAGAAAACCACAAAGAAATGCCTCAATCCTCTGGGAAAGAACTGGATGCCTCATCAACGCAGCTCACTGAGCCAAAAAAACTGGACCAACTGGTGAGAGTGATAATATCATCATTTCTATTCAGGAATCTAACTAGTCTTTTGCTCCTAATTTGCCTGGCATGAGTCAGGGTGAAATGAATACTGGTCAGTTTATAGAACCATCTCCAAGTATTTCTTGGTGCCAATTTACACATTATTCCCTCGTCGTTtataatataagaataaaacagTGTAGACTTTCATCAGTTGTCTGTTATACTCGCCATTTTCTTCGATTCATTTCCATAACGAAACCTAATATCAGGGAGGGATTAGTAAATCCTGGACCCTCGGGCAGGGCCCTTAACCGAGCTTCTCCTCTCCATTCTGCAACCCAACACATGCAAATGACTACATCACACATGCTTTCTGAGCctttcttactttcttactTTTCACCACACAGACTTATCCACCGAATCCAGCTCGTGTGAACAACATGGCCAGCAGAGACCACACAAAATAACCCCCTAACCCATTTTAACTCACAGTTTAATTCGTGGTTAATTCCCTATAACGTCTCCAACTTTTGTTTCCctgaatttaatttatttcacttcATTAAGGATTAGGATCATTTTTTAGGTTTAAGATTATTTTAGTTTCTCTCTTAGCCCAGGTGTCATGTTGCCACGGTCAGTAATCCGTCCCTGTGTTAATGTTTAATTCAATATTGATTTATTAACTTTACtatctgaaatgtgtgtgtgtgtggggggggggtatggagagagcacggtggcttagtggttagcacgttcacctcacacctacagggttgggggttcgattccctcctccaccttgtgtgtgtggagtttgcatgttctccccgtgcctcgggggtttcctccgggtactccggtttcctcccccggtccaaagacatgcatggtaggttgattggcatctctgggaaattgtccgtagtgtgtgagtgtgtgagtgagtgagagtgtgtgtgccctgtgatgggttggcactccgtccagggtgtatcctgcctcgatgcccgatgacgcctgagataggcacaggctccccgtgacccgagaagttcggataagcggtagatgaatgaatgaatgaattatagacattaaaaaaaatctagattaATATCTAAATCACAACTAGACTAATCACAccgctttttttttgtcttgttcagGACATAGAATCGATCGATCCGGAGCTGTGGTCTGATCATGAGCTCAGGATCACTGAGCCTGAAACAAGCGTTTCGGACCGTCTGAAAACCAGTGGCTCTATGAGTAAAATCACTGGACATGATGGTGCTCTAAATCATACTGCTCAAGCTAAAAGAAGAAGCAGTTTACCTTCTCACCCAGTGTCTTCGAAGGAGCACTTCAAAGACACCATAAAAGGTCTCACGTTGGACCATTCAGGTGCTACACTTTTTAACACGACGTCAAGGCTCTCTCTGGAAACTCCTCCCAACCATGGTTTTGACTGGAATTACCTAGCCGCCGAAAATAAGGATCGTAAGAGCTTGGATTCGTTCGAGTCACTGGATATTATGGCAAACAAGCTGCAGCACTTACCCTTCCTTCAGTTGAAGGAAACCGATATTCTCCAAGATGCTGATCCCTGGCCTTCAGTTTCTTCATCTGAAGATCCTTCAGCCAAGAAAAGCGATGATGTCATCGCTTATGGTTCTAGTCTTGATATCAAACCATGTGTTGTAATTCCTAGTGTGTCTACAGACAAGAATGTTGACGTACCACAGAACCATGATGAGAATAAGAAGGACATGAAGAAAACTAGCAGTATTACTGTGAATCTAACAAGCAAGGTAAAGGGTAACATCGAAAGGCTTTCGAAGTGCTCGGATGAGAGACGCCTCACTATAGAAATTCCAAGTCAAGACGATGATGATATTTGGGCGAGTCATTTGGCAGGACTGGATCAAGTGGAGCCCTGGGAAGACTTGAGCACTACCAAACAGTGGGTCACGAGCCCGCTCCACTCGACAAAACTGGAAGATCTTTTCCCTCTATTTAAAACACCAGCACAAGCCCCAGGATCTGAAATCAAAACATCTCCTGAACTGAGCACCAATCACTTGCAAAAAGACCAGAAGATTGTAGATGAACAACCTCCAGGGAAAGTACTAGAAAATGCAGCCATGATCAGTGAACCTGGTCTCGATCTCTATTCCAAAGTCAAAACGTCAGATGAATTGGGTTGTGAACATATAACTGAGCTCTTACGTGTTGATCACTTTGAAGAGCCTGGAGAGAAAGTGGAAACGAACCAGGAGCTTCCACAGCCTGCACAGGCCAAAACTACCGTCCACCAAGAGGAGACCGGCAGAATCCCAAAGAGAAACAGTGGTGCTCCAAAACCAAAGACTTCTGTCTTCTCCCAAAGATTTCACCGACAGGTCTCTCATGAGCCCTGCATCGCAGAGAGGAACGAGGAAAACATTGCTCAAAAGCACAGACCATACTCACTTAACCTGGATTTGGGAAACCGTTGCATTAGGGACATATCAAATCAGCAAAACCTTGATCTTGCAGATCATTCCTCTGTCCAGAGGGGGGCGATAACCGCTTCTGGAACAAAGCATGATAGGTTGTCTGTGGAACTGGAGATGTTCCTAAGGGACCGACAAGCACCCATGCGACGCAACTCTGCACCAGTCAGCGTGTCTTCGGTGCGCACTGCGTTCATGATCAAAACGTGTCAGGCCAAAGCGGTGCCTGTTATACCTCCAAAAGTCCAGTACAGCCACATACCACATCTGGTTCATCCAGAGAAAGGCAGCCAAGAGCAAGACAAAAGGGAATGTGGACCTGAGAAGATCAAAGTGGAGAAAGCAGATTCTTTTCCTCCTCCCCAGGTGGTAAAAGATTCCAAAGAGGAACGGGAAAACTGCAAACCTGTCACAAGGGTCCAAAGACAGGCATCCATGGAAAAAACAGTAGAGATGTGCAAGACAGCACCTGAGTTTCCAGTACTCAGGAGGAAGAGGTCTGCCAATGGGGACTCCTTTATGGACCTTCCCAGACCAGAAAGATCTACTTTACTTCAACGGTCTTCCTTCCGGAATCGTCCAAGACCTCAGAGCCTGATTCTCTTCAGTCCTCCCTTTCCTATCATGGACTATCATCCTACAGGGGATGATGGGAAACTTGTCCTGTCACCAATCAAGAGTCCTGCTGAAACCTCTCCTCTCCAGGTCCTTACGAAGGAGCTCGCAGAGAACCTTAAAACCCCTGATGGGGTCACCCTGCGAAACAAGATGACTTTGCCCAAGAGCGGACAGAGATTAGAAACCTCTACAAGCTGCTTTTACCAGCCCCAGAGGAGGTCTATGATTTTTGACAACAGGAGCAGTCGGCAGATCGAGTGAGCTGTTCGTTAGACTCGTGAACATTCACACCGTAGCTAGAGAACAGTCGCTGAATGTAATACGTCTCCATTTCTCTTCTGCACCATGTTCTTCTTCTTGCTGATCAAACATTATAACAGGTTCCATTTCATTCTACAGGCGATAAATGAAGGATTGTTTTGTTGGTGTCGATGTAAAACGCTGCTGCTAAGGAACTTTATCACATCGAGGAGCCATCGAAGATAAACGAAAAGCATTTATTCGGTAAAGGAGCATTAAAGGTATGTTTAGTGCTAACTGCTGTACATTTCTGGCTCACATGGTCTCGAAATggtgaagaagatgaagatgaagatgaagttcCAGTGAATTACAACAAAGTGTTACACAGAAGTGATCAAATAATTCTGGGGATTTTTGTTTGGGTCAGATTTCATACCCGTTTCAGGGATTACGGGATGGGAGCCAAAATCCGATCGGATAACTGATAGCTGGAATTAAATAGAACGATTAAAAACATCCTGCTTATAGTGTTGTCATGTCTGTGTTTTAGAGAAATCCAGggagaaaaagacattttacaagctgagatttatttttttcctttttaatattttccGTGTAGTAAACATGGGATGTGGCAATTCATCAGATATTCAGTGTTATAACAATGGTGCAATTAATATGTACACGTAAGGTGtccatgcacagattttcacaCAACCGTAAAACCCTGAAGTCTTGATTCACgatcattattttgtattttactttttttcattGTTCGTCCTTCTTCATCTTGGAATATTTGAACCGTACAGTATCGCCATGACTGACACAAAAGGCTCGTCATCATGACACCGTCA includes the following:
- the arhgap31 gene encoding rho GTPase-activating protein 31, producing MKNKAAKQKSKRKGSENAFGCDLSEHLQSSGHDVPQVLKTCAEFIEKHGIVDGIYRLSGITSNIQRLRQEFISEQCPDLTKEVYLQDIHCVGSLCKLYFRELPNPLLTYELYQKFTDAVSVKEEHERLRNVQHVIKELPIGHFRTLEYLAKHLAHLATLSHQTNMHTRNLALVWAPNLLRWKEIEVSVCNGDEAFLEVRVQQSVVEFILNHTEQIFNPGADPPRPLKEGAAVMCVEKYATLPAVSQCPPMKLMSLEEAQARTLAPNHPARTERLRENSLPDTSTAAMYHTVIELSESKRKFSGKSKKWKSIFSLGRSVADGKGKLSRNGSVFMRAQNVSEKTGIRPSKSMDSLCSLPTDEDGAVSGRGKNGFFAPVVKSRTLGSDINYDPDEQDPNWEFELRKASGETGQSPSVKSIRGTQNISSTSPSSSSATSSPLQRALPEQLKVFKGDELTTCRPTSPKNRRMLYSGSSHNGPSRPSFPGSLFPLESSPRHQRKALNISEPFAVSVPLRVSAVISSNSTPCRVAGIERERSMGSLGSASFREPHPSNSGSIDFRDRERLFGGRENPLGNSGGYGIYSNSSSVPTEESQMNERSTGVVPSETAAQSADMEVKTRVEMSENLMPSQAKATENHKEMPQSSGKELDASSTQLTEPKKLDQLDIESIDPELWSDHELRITEPETSVSDRLKTSGSMSKITGHDGALNHTAQAKRRSSLPSHPVSSKEHFKDTIKGLTLDHSGATLFNTTSRLSLETPPNHGFDWNYLAAENKDRKSLDSFESLDIMANKLQHLPFLQLKETDILQDADPWPSVSSSEDPSAKKSDDVIAYGSSLDIKPCVVIPSVSTDKNVDVPQNHDENKKDMKKTSSITVNLTSKVKGNIERLSKCSDERRLTIEIPSQDDDDIWASHLAGLDQVEPWEDLSTTKQWVTSPLHSTKLEDLFPLFKTPAQAPGSEIKTSPELSTNHLQKDQKIVDEQPPGKVLENAAMISEPGLDLYSKVKTSDELGCEHITELLRVDHFEEPGEKVETNQELPQPAQAKTTVHQEETGRIPKRNSGAPKPKTSVFSQRFHRQVSHEPCIAERNEENIAQKHRPYSLNLDLGNRCIRDISNQQNLDLADHSSVQRGAITASGTKHDRLSVELEMFLRDRQAPMRRNSAPVSVSSVRTAFMIKTCQAKAVPVIPPKVQYSHIPHLVHPEKGSQEQDKRECGPEKIKVEKADSFPPPQVVKDSKEERENCKPVTRVQRQASMEKTVEMCKTAPEFPVLRRKRSANGDSFMDLPRPERSTLLQRSSFRNRPRPQSLILFSPPFPIMDYHPTGDDGKLVLSPIKSPAETSPLQVLTKELAENLKTPDGVTLRNKMTLPKSGQRLETSTSCFYQPQRRSMIFDNRSSRQIE